From one Peredibacter starrii genomic stretch:
- a CDS encoding ATP-dependent DNA helicase, translating into MKVIKLSLQDFAMPSPLRGSIEPSSGYKTSMEKGRELHQKIQAERIAEIPDYESEVSINHFFERDGYRFEVSGRMDGFTPGDKPHIEEIKSSFNIFDLGKTLRDKRMDHPYYLQLLTYGYFYWVQNDVKPDLSFHLVSSRREESQDVSAYLDRYEYESWLDRRLDELVENAIKAEKRLARRIKLSENMPFPFPTPRQGQMELIQFIEDGMEKQKRMMIQAPTGLGKTMGVLYPSLKESLKRGQRVIYITPKNSQQSVAEEAIEKLQVKGCNAKSLTITAKSKMCMKAEPLCNPDYCEFAKGYYDKLATHDLRNELHKKKKLTSRVFKNMAEKYEVCPFELQIEAIEEADTVICDYNYIFGHEGTIGRLSATGYSQEGRPNLAIDEAHNLPSRTMGQFSPVLSSYAIETMREEMKDLPKKFARDGEELIDLCLMTIKEASPDKVETKSLKLDIDPFLAVNEELKSFLSRYLESDVEIKARDVVLRLVFYWSEFSDTLMTVGTTDSAFFITGQNDGKNRSIKITCCDASELIKDRYDHFQNVVAFSATLKPFDYYAKLAGLDDEKLVLEEFMSPFKAENRKVLIIPQISTKFSVRQQNYPKIAETIQRVAGLRSGNYLAFFPSFDFMEKTLAAFKVPAGFTVTKQNRYMKNSDVEEILEKLKAQTHPTILFGVQGGVFSEGIDYAGDMVIGAFVIGPPLPSFDFERERMKDYYETSYQAGFDYAYTFPAMAKAVQAAGRVIRTESDRGIIVLMDDRFLEKSYSQSLPQDWFEASPRELVSSSILNDVSSFWSKLEDTKVK; encoded by the coding sequence ATGAAAGTCATTAAGCTTTCTCTTCAGGATTTTGCCATGCCTTCTCCTTTGCGGGGAAGTATTGAGCCTTCTTCTGGTTACAAGACCAGCATGGAAAAGGGACGTGAGCTTCATCAAAAAATTCAGGCAGAGAGAATTGCTGAAATTCCTGATTACGAATCAGAAGTGAGTATTAATCACTTTTTCGAGCGTGATGGTTACCGCTTCGAAGTTTCGGGGCGTATGGATGGATTTACTCCCGGTGATAAACCTCACATTGAAGAAATCAAATCAAGTTTTAATATTTTTGATCTGGGTAAGACCTTGCGGGATAAACGCATGGATCACCCTTATTATCTTCAGCTTCTGACCTATGGGTATTTTTATTGGGTCCAAAATGATGTGAAACCTGATTTAAGTTTTCATCTGGTTTCTTCTCGCAGAGAGGAAAGCCAGGATGTGAGTGCTTATCTTGATCGCTATGAGTATGAATCGTGGCTTGATCGAAGATTAGATGAGTTGGTGGAAAACGCCATTAAGGCCGAGAAGCGTCTAGCGCGAAGAATTAAGCTTTCAGAAAATATGCCATTTCCTTTTCCAACTCCTCGTCAAGGACAAATGGAACTCATTCAGTTCATTGAAGATGGAATGGAGAAGCAGAAGCGCATGATGATCCAGGCACCAACTGGTCTGGGTAAGACCATGGGTGTGTTGTATCCTTCGCTTAAAGAATCTTTGAAGCGCGGGCAGCGAGTGATTTACATCACTCCTAAAAATAGTCAGCAGTCGGTGGCAGAAGAGGCGATTGAAAAACTTCAGGTGAAAGGGTGCAACGCTAAATCACTTACCATTACCGCAAAAAGTAAGATGTGCATGAAGGCCGAGCCTTTATGTAATCCAGACTACTGTGAGTTCGCCAAAGGTTATTACGATAAACTTGCAACTCATGATCTTCGTAATGAACTCCATAAGAAAAAGAAACTCACTTCTCGCGTGTTTAAAAACATGGCGGAGAAATATGAAGTCTGTCCATTTGAGCTTCAGATTGAAGCGATTGAAGAAGCGGACACGGTCATTTGTGACTATAACTATATCTTTGGTCATGAAGGAACCATCGGGCGCTTGAGTGCGACAGGTTATTCGCAAGAGGGAAGACCCAATCTCGCGATTGATGAGGCCCATAACTTACCTAGCCGAACGATGGGTCAGTTCTCTCCGGTGCTTTCAAGTTACGCGATTGAGACCATGCGGGAAGAAATGAAAGATCTTCCTAAGAAATTTGCCCGGGATGGTGAAGAGCTAATTGATCTTTGTCTTATGACGATCAAAGAGGCGAGTCCAGACAAGGTGGAAACCAAATCATTGAAACTCGATATTGATCCCTTTCTTGCTGTAAATGAAGAACTAAAATCGTTCCTTTCGAGATACCTGGAATCTGACGTCGAAATTAAGGCGCGCGATGTGGTCTTACGTCTGGTGTTTTATTGGAGTGAATTCTCCGACACTCTCATGACGGTGGGAACCACTGATTCAGCGTTTTTCATTACCGGTCAAAATGATGGAAAGAATCGTTCGATTAAGATTACCTGTTGTGATGCTTCGGAACTGATCAAAGATCGTTATGATCATTTTCAAAATGTCGTGGCCTTCTCTGCCACTCTCAAGCCATTTGATTACTATGCGAAGCTTGCGGGTCTGGATGATGAGAAACTAGTTCTTGAAGAATTTATGTCTCCTTTCAAAGCGGAGAATAGAAAAGTTCTGATCATTCCTCAGATTTCAACCAAGTTTTCAGTGAGACAACAAAACTATCCTAAAATCGCGGAAACCATTCAAAGAGTGGCGGGCCTTAGATCTGGAAATTATCTGGCGTTCTTTCCAAGTTTTGATTTCATGGAAAAGACTCTCGCGGCCTTTAAAGTACCGGCGGGTTTTACTGTCACAAAGCAGAACCGCTATATGAAAAATAGCGATGTGGAAGAAATTCTGGAGAAGCTAAAAGCGCAAACACATCCTACGATTCTCTTTGGAGTCCAGGGTGGAGTCTTCTCAGAAGGAATCGATTATGCCGGAGATATGGTGATCGGTGCTTTTGTGATTGGACCGCCATTACCAAGCTTTGATTTTGAACGCGAACGCATGAAAGATTATTATGAGACCTCTTATCAGGCGGGTTTTGATTATGCCTATACCTTCCCGGCCATGGCCAAAGCAGTACAGGCAGCGGGGAGAGTTATCAGGACTGAAAGCGACCGAGGCATCATCGTTTTGATGGATGATCGATTTCTTGAAAAAAGTTATTCGCAATCTCTGCCTCAAGACTGGTTTGAGGCATCACCAAGGGAGCTTGTATCAAGTTCCATTCTTAATGATGTCAGTAGCTTCTGGTCCAAGCTTGAAGATACTAAAGTAAAGTAG
- a CDS encoding ligase-associated DNA damage response exonuclease yields MFQSAPLITWTEKGLYCAAGDFYIDPHRAVDLAIITHAHSDHARRGSKKYICIRSGEGLLRSRLGQKIEVETYEYGETFYLNNVKVSMHSAGHILGSAQVRVEHKGEVWVASGDYKRDPDPSCDPFENVKCDIFITEATFGTPKFVWQKNLEHGRMIHEWWSNNEKRGLNSILFGYSLGKAQRILAELHPHAHKPVLIHNSIHDLNECYRRENRKLADTVLLMDKIKELIFDQRLQGELILAPPSILSESWIHHLGNYSKAFASGWMQGGWRNNYDKGFVMSDHADWNDLNLTIKETGAKKVYVQHRDGALIRHLKLQGISAYAIDELHIENFQPKVGENLVLI; encoded by the coding sequence ATGTTTCAATCCGCTCCCCTCATCACCTGGACTGAGAAAGGTCTTTATTGCGCGGCCGGCGATTTCTATATCGATCCACATCGCGCGGTTGATCTGGCCATCATTACGCATGCTCATAGTGATCACGCCCGTCGTGGTTCAAAGAAATATATATGTATCAGAAGTGGTGAAGGTCTCCTTCGCTCAAGACTTGGACAGAAGATCGAAGTTGAAACTTATGAGTATGGAGAAACTTTCTATTTAAACAATGTGAAAGTCAGTATGCACTCTGCTGGTCACATTCTGGGTTCTGCTCAAGTGCGAGTAGAGCATAAGGGTGAAGTGTGGGTCGCTTCCGGTGATTATAAACGTGATCCGGATCCGAGCTGTGATCCTTTTGAGAATGTGAAATGTGACATTTTCATTACGGAAGCCACTTTTGGCACGCCGAAATTTGTGTGGCAAAAAAATCTAGAACACGGTCGCATGATTCATGAGTGGTGGAGCAATAACGAAAAAAGAGGATTGAACTCGATTCTCTTTGGATATTCTCTTGGCAAAGCTCAAAGAATTCTGGCGGAACTTCATCCGCATGCGCATAAACCAGTTTTAATTCATAACTCGATTCACGACTTAAATGAATGTTATCGTCGTGAAAATCGAAAACTGGCGGACACTGTGCTTCTGATGGATAAAATTAAAGAACTCATTTTTGATCAACGCCTTCAAGGCGAACTGATTCTTGCTCCTCCCTCAATCTTATCAGAGAGCTGGATTCATCATTTAGGAAATTATAGTAAGGCCTTTGCTTCAGGTTGGATGCAGGGTGGATGGCGAAACAATTATGATAAAGGTTTCGTTATGTCCGATCACGCTGACTGGAATGATCTTAATCTAACCATCAAAGAAACTGGGGCGAAAAAAGTTTACGTCCAACATCGTGACGGTGCTCTTATTCGCCATCTGAAACTTCAGGGCATTTCGGCCTATGCAATTGATGAATTACATATTGAGAATTTTCAGCCTAAAGTGGGCGAGAATCTTGTTTTAATATGA
- a CDS encoding MBL fold metallo-hydrolase codes for MRIHHLNCASFCPYGGHLMDGMTPGIGPARLVCHTLLIETEKGLVLIDTGLGLNDIHKSHERITNFFHKLVRPLLKEEETAHYQIKALGFKPEDVRHIILTHLDFDHAGGIDDFPNAKVHVMHAESDAAQKRDTYLSKNRYSPSQLKNIKHWNTYYPEGERWFGFQAVRDLEDLPPEILLVPLIGHTEGHAGVAIHTDQGWLLHAGDAYFYRGEMDSTYHCTPGLRAYQKLVEANRPMRLMNQQRLRHLAASHSHDVTIFCAHDAIEYLSLKEGLQRNLLSTDYQLPFDSDDLSGLGLS; via the coding sequence ATGCGTATCCACCATTTGAACTGTGCCTCCTTCTGTCCGTATGGCGGTCACTTGATGGATGGTATGACTCCTGGAATAGGTCCGGCCCGCTTGGTTTGTCATACTCTACTGATTGAAACTGAAAAAGGTCTGGTCTTGATTGACACAGGTCTTGGGTTAAACGACATTCATAAATCCCACGAACGAATTACTAACTTCTTCCACAAACTGGTGCGTCCACTTCTAAAAGAAGAGGAGACTGCTCATTATCAAATTAAAGCATTGGGTTTCAAACCAGAAGACGTAAGACACATCATCCTCACTCATTTAGATTTTGATCACGCAGGTGGAATCGATGATTTTCCGAATGCCAAAGTTCACGTTATGCATGCTGAAAGCGATGCCGCTCAAAAGCGTGATACCTATTTAAGTAAAAATCGTTACTCACCTTCACAGCTCAAAAATATTAAACACTGGAACACCTATTATCCAGAAGGCGAACGTTGGTTTGGCTTTCAGGCGGTTCGTGATCTGGAAGATCTTCCACCAGAAATTTTATTAGTTCCACTTATTGGTCACACCGAAGGTCATGCCGGAGTGGCGATTCATACTGATCAGGGTTGGCTCCTCCACGCCGGAGACGCATACTTTTACAGAGGAGAAATGGACAGCACTTATCACTGCACTCCAGGACTTCGCGCTTATCAGAAATTGGTAGAGGCCAATCGACCAATGCGACTCATGAATCAACAACGACTTCGTCATCTCGCTGCTTCTCATTCACATGACGTCACAATCTTCTGTGCTCACGATGCGATTGAGTATCTTTCACTCAAGGAAGGGCTACAAAGAAATTTGCTCTCCACTGATTATCAACTTCCATTTGATTCAGATGATCTGTCTGGTCTTGGATTAAGCTAG
- a CDS encoding RNA recognition motif domain-containing protein, which produces MGKKIYVGNLPFSTTSESLSEVFAQFGAVDSSKIITDRETGRSKGFGFVEMSDASAADSAIEKLHGSDMGGRALTVNEARPMEKRESTGARPARPMGNRW; this is translated from the coding sequence ATGGGTAAGAAAATTTATGTAGGTAATCTTCCTTTCAGCACAACAAGCGAATCTCTTTCTGAGGTGTTCGCACAATTCGGAGCAGTTGATTCTTCAAAGATCATCACTGATCGTGAAACTGGCCGTTCAAAAGGTTTTGGTTTCGTAGAAATGAGTGATGCATCTGCGGCCGACTCTGCAATTGAAAAGCTTCATGGTTCAGATATGGGTGGACGTGCCCTGACTGTTAATGAGGCCCGCCCTATGGAAAAGCGTGAGTCGACTGGTGCCCGTCCGGCCCGTCCGATGGGAAATCGCTGGTAA
- a CDS encoding RNA recognition motif domain-containing protein, producing the protein MGNKIYVGNLPFSATSDALNELFSKFGTVDSAKIVMDRDTGRSKGFGFVEMSSGDEAAAAIEKLNGSDMGGRSLVVNEARPMEPRTGGFGGGRGGDRGGDRGGRGGFGGGRGGDRGGDRGGNRW; encoded by the coding sequence ATGGGTAACAAAATTTACGTTGGTAACCTACCATTCTCAGCAACTAGCGATGCATTGAACGAGCTTTTCTCAAAGTTCGGCACTGTAGATTCTGCTAAAATCGTAATGGACAGAGATACTGGCCGTTCAAAAGGTTTCGGATTTGTAGAAATGTCTTCTGGCGACGAAGCAGCTGCAGCTATCGAAAAACTTAACGGTTCAGATATGGGTGGCCGTTCTCTAGTTGTTAACGAAGCTCGTCCTATGGAGCCACGTACTGGTGGTTTCGGCGGCGGCCGTGGCGGCGATCGCGGTGGAGACCGTGGTGGACGCGGTGGTTTCGGTGGTGGCCGTGGTGGCGATCGCGGTGGTGACCGTGGTGGAAACCGTTGGTAA
- a CDS encoding FUSC family protein: MRIREHLSQSLKLAPAPSPWPRMILCALSVTPPLIIGYLRHDESSAIYGGLFAFTMILNDHFGPLGKRVLHLLTVFFFLACAFSFGLLISGHLPLIMVTLFIMAFILGKSKGLGLELERLLLTATFQLLTASQTPGLKEHFLKPVLYASFSLANYIICLMLVYLVMKHAPNFQRSKRQELLEAIKKKDTIRYALTLATISCLGLFISNYYALERGHWMVSTILIVMMPDKTQSYQRSFQRIFGTLLGGVMASVIIYFTDNPLIIISFSAIAAFLAPLGLIKNYWLGNTFIAAFILLFLDFGHPGSGVSDFDYAIVRLTDIVYGSIIGVIGTFIAHHKFTSK, translated from the coding sequence ATGCGAATTCGTGAGCATCTCTCTCAAAGTTTAAAACTCGCTCCTGCGCCTTCTCCCTGGCCGCGCATGATTCTCTGCGCGCTTAGTGTAACTCCCCCTCTGATCATTGGTTATCTTCGTCACGATGAATCTTCTGCGATCTATGGTGGGCTATTTGCCTTCACTATGATTCTGAATGATCACTTCGGTCCATTGGGCAAACGAGTGCTCCATTTGCTGACTGTTTTCTTCTTTCTCGCCTGCGCTTTTAGTTTCGGTTTATTGATATCCGGCCATCTTCCCTTGATCATGGTCACCCTTTTCATTATGGCCTTCATTTTGGGCAAATCTAAGGGTCTAGGACTCGAACTAGAACGCCTATTACTGACGGCAACCTTCCAGCTCTTAACTGCCTCGCAAACTCCAGGACTAAAAGAGCATTTTTTAAAGCCCGTGTTATACGCGTCTTTCTCATTGGCCAACTACATCATCTGTCTCATGTTGGTGTATCTCGTTATGAAGCACGCACCAAATTTCCAGAGGAGTAAGCGTCAGGAGCTTTTGGAAGCGATCAAGAAAAAAGACACCATTCGCTATGCCCTGACCCTGGCGACAATTTCTTGCTTGGGACTTTTCATCTCGAATTATTACGCTTTAGAACGAGGTCACTGGATGGTGAGTACGATTCTGATCGTGATGATGCCGGATAAAACTCAGAGTTATCAACGAAGCTTCCAAAGGATTTTTGGAACTTTGCTCGGTGGAGTCATGGCATCGGTGATTATCTACTTCACCGATAATCCCCTGATCATCATTTCATTCAGTGCTATTGCCGCTTTTCTGGCACCTCTGGGATTAATTAAAAATTACTGGCTGGGTAATACCTTCATCGCCGCTTTCATTTTATTGTTTCTGGATTTTGGTCATCCCGGTTCGGGAGTTTCAGACTTTGACTACGCCATTGTTCGTCTCACGGACATTGTTTATGGAAGTATCATTGGAGTCATAGGTACTTTCATTGCTCATCACAAGTTCACTTCAAAATAG
- a CDS encoding CorA family divalent cation transporter has product MITENLLTNRSFSWFDVQEPHSDDFERLNTEFNLPYLLVQDTLRPEHLPKYEFTEEGHFLMMRSFDQECGDEVTTVQDMTRKIALYITENHLLTIHRVPLPYLSKVIEKCKKADQPKTIQGLVHQVVLGTIRSYEDPINNLQNLYDEFESDVLSKKLGLDTSRIYFFRRQLFVIKRILKQTNDALYHSKDFWEENHSMLQDLKENIDQLYFQLDEISDNFEHLFELHIAMNDQRANEVMKVLTVFSTILLPLNFLASFYGMNFTQIPGLESKHALNLVITAMILICVGGIWFFRYKGWFKTSRE; this is encoded by the coding sequence ATGATCACAGAAAATCTCCTCACCAATAGAAGCTTCAGTTGGTTCGATGTTCAAGAACCTCATTCCGATGATTTTGAACGTCTGAATACTGAATTCAATCTTCCTTATCTTCTGGTGCAGGATACTCTTCGACCGGAACATCTACCTAAATACGAGTTTACGGAAGAAGGTCACTTCTTGATGATGAGAAGCTTTGATCAGGAATGTGGTGATGAAGTAACAACCGTACAGGACATGACCCGTAAGATTGCTCTTTATATCACTGAAAATCATCTCCTCACGATTCACCGAGTTCCTCTGCCTTATCTCTCAAAGGTGATTGAGAAGTGTAAAAAGGCCGATCAACCAAAAACCATTCAGGGACTCGTTCACCAAGTAGTATTGGGTACCATTCGCTCTTACGAAGATCCGATCAATAATCTGCAAAACCTTTATGATGAATTTGAGAGTGATGTCTTATCTAAGAAGTTAGGACTCGATACCTCTCGCATCTACTTTTTCCGAAGACAGCTCTTCGTGATTAAACGAATTCTCAAGCAGACCAACGATGCTCTTTATCATTCAAAAGATTTCTGGGAAGAAAATCATTCCATGCTTCAGGATTTGAAAGAAAACATTGATCAGCTTTATTTTCAATTGGATGAAATCTCTGACAACTTTGAACACCTTTTTGAACTTCATATTGCTATGAACGATCAACGGGCCAACGAAGTAATGAAGGTATTAACTGTTTTCTCGACCATTCTTCTTCCCTTAAACTTCCTCGCCTCTTTTTATGGAATGAACTTCACCCAAATTCCGGGTCTAGAGTCTAAACATGCCCTGAACCTGGTGATTACTGCGATGATTCTTATCTGCGTTGGTGGGATATGGTTCTTCCGCTATAAGGGTTGGTTTAAAACTTCCCGCGAATAG
- a CDS encoding endonuclease/exonuclease/phosphatase family protein: MRLKILSYNIHKGFTTWNRDFVLGRIRAALRETDADVLFLQEVLGEHRGMVKHLSDSETRIQFEYLADSVWTHFAYGKNAIYADGDHGNAILSKYPILSWSNQTISDDKRELRGLLKARIQTGPGQEIVLANTHLDLTQNGRDSQTEVVINDLKQETVPWVLVGDFNDWNKKVSPVIEEKLQAVEAFKFLHGKYPPTFPSFLPLLSLDRVFIYQMKPVLAEALKDATWKRLSDHLPLYVEVDLEEAA; encoded by the coding sequence ATGAGACTAAAAATATTGTCCTACAACATCCATAAGGGATTCACGACTTGGAACCGGGACTTTGTTTTGGGTCGTATCCGTGCGGCCTTACGTGAAACCGATGCAGATGTTTTATTTCTACAGGAAGTCTTAGGTGAACACCGAGGGATGGTGAAACACCTCTCTGATTCTGAAACAAGAATTCAGTTCGAATATCTCGCAGATTCTGTCTGGACCCATTTTGCCTATGGAAAGAACGCCATCTATGCCGACGGAGATCACGGTAATGCCATCTTAAGTAAATACCCGATTTTGAGCTGGAGTAATCAAACTATCTCGGATGATAAACGTGAATTACGTGGACTTCTTAAAGCGCGCATTCAAACTGGACCGGGACAAGAAATTGTTCTCGCTAACACTCACTTGGATCTCACCCAAAATGGACGAGACAGTCAGACGGAAGTGGTGATTAACGATTTAAAACAAGAAACAGTTCCCTGGGTATTGGTCGGAGATTTTAATGATTGGAACAAAAAAGTCTCGCCAGTCATTGAAGAAAAACTCCAAGCTGTAGAGGCCTTTAAGTTCCTGCATGGAAAATATCCACCAACCTTTCCTTCGTTTCTCCCTCTTCTTTCTTTGGACCGTGTATTCATTTATCAAATGAAACCGGTACTTGCTGAGGCCCTCAAAGATGCTACTTGGAAGAGGCTTTCGGATCACCTTCCTCTTTACGTTGAAGTCGATCTTGAGGAGGCTGCATGA
- a CDS encoding phospholipase D-like domain-containing protein: MRDGILKEGHNCCSIRKVDRLAMLIDGEEYYKAFFNTVPKAKRTVDILGWEVDSRINIGHINKEYPSDLRQYFNRVVKQNRNLHINVLSWRSPAYLLFGRENFAAAKWRWETDKNIRFRQVGHPHVYGTHHEKMVIIDGSCAFLGGMDISRKRWDTPDHKLENPLRKDELGKHYHPIHDVQLVLAGEMVQELKTYLHEKGNFKGTEESESIWPAIEAQEIKGIPVALSRTNSLKRHREIEKLYLDAIHAAKDFIYIENQYFSCENIVNALCWKLMEQDGPDIIIVLPFSYRGKFEKAVYTNERNKALKRLQRADRFQRLGFFYPDNERKDQSRFIVVHSKFMIVDNEFLTLGSANLNNRSLHVDSELNLSLEAKGNKEVKSFIEENLYRLLEEHLDTPEKELRQKFEETKSLRKTIRAFQGKKPRTLEEINYSPTSFKEELMVLITPMVDVRFSLPKVHLVIFIFALFLMSLMYWQAPE, translated from the coding sequence ATGAGAGATGGAATTCTAAAAGAAGGTCACAACTGCTGCAGTATTAGAAAGGTTGATCGTCTGGCGATGCTGATTGACGGCGAAGAATACTATAAGGCGTTTTTTAATACAGTTCCGAAGGCAAAACGCACAGTTGATATCCTGGGCTGGGAAGTTGATTCAAGAATAAATATCGGACATATCAACAAAGAATATCCTTCGGATCTTCGTCAGTACTTCAATCGAGTCGTAAAACAAAACCGAAACCTTCACATTAATGTTTTGAGTTGGCGCTCTCCCGCCTATCTCCTGTTTGGGAGAGAAAATTTTGCTGCCGCCAAATGGCGCTGGGAAACGGATAAGAACATCAGGTTCAGACAAGTGGGCCACCCTCATGTCTACGGCACTCATCACGAGAAGATGGTCATCATTGATGGAAGTTGTGCTTTTTTGGGAGGCATGGATATTTCCCGCAAACGCTGGGACACACCTGATCACAAATTAGAAAACCCTCTACGAAAGGATGAATTAGGAAAACACTATCATCCGATTCATGATGTCCAATTAGTTCTCGCCGGGGAAATGGTACAAGAACTTAAAACCTATCTTCATGAAAAAGGAAATTTCAAAGGAACCGAAGAATCTGAAAGTATCTGGCCCGCCATTGAGGCACAGGAAATTAAAGGCATTCCAGTGGCCTTATCCCGAACAAATTCACTAAAAAGGCATCGAGAGATTGAAAAACTCTATCTCGACGCTATTCACGCGGCCAAAGACTTTATCTACATCGAGAATCAGTATTTTTCTTGTGAGAACATCGTAAATGCTCTTTGCTGGAAACTCATGGAGCAAGATGGACCCGATATTATTATCGTACTTCCTTTTTCCTATCGGGGAAAATTTGAAAAAGCCGTTTATACCAATGAGAGAAATAAGGCACTCAAACGTTTACAAAGAGCAGATCGCTTCCAACGTCTAGGTTTCTTTTATCCAGACAACGAAAGAAAAGATCAGTCACGTTTTATTGTGGTTCATTCAAAATTCATGATTGTCGACAATGAGTTTCTTACTCTTGGTTCGGCCAACCTCAACAACCGTTCACTTCATGTCGACAGTGAACTTAATCTCTCGCTTGAGGCAAAAGGCAATAAAGAAGTAAAAAGCTTCATCGAAGAAAATCTTTATCGATTACTTGAGGAGCATCTCGATACTCCAGAAAAAGAGTTAAGACAGAAGTTCGAAGAAACAAAGTCTCTCAGAAAGACCATTCGGGCCTTTCAAGGGAAAAAGCCCAGAACCCTGGAAGAAATCAACTACTCACCCACTTCCTTTAAAGAAGAACTCATGGTGTTGATTACTCCCATGGTTGATGTGCGATTTTCATTGCCTAAAGTTCATCTCGTGATTTTTATCTTCGCTCTTTTTCTGATGAGTTTGATGTATTGGCAGGCACCTGAATGA